The region ATCTATGCATCTATATAAATGCATAAAAATGTACAGATatagatgtatgtatgtatgtatgtataaagATATATAGACATACCCCCCCAGACACAGTGCAGGTATTTaaaggtgtctgtgtgtatgtgtgtacagtgtgtctgTTGTATGCGTgtacagtgtgtctgtgtacagtgtgtctttgtgcagtctgtctgtctgaggaaCTCCACTGGGAGGTCATTGAGACCACTAGGAGGTCTTCAGACCACTAGGAGACCAGCTGCACAGGATCTGAGAGACCTCCTTATGTGTAGGAGCAGGTCTGAGAATTCAGTGATCCCTACGGCGTACAGGCATCATTGCGTGGTtggtgctctctgtctctctctcaggtctgCTGGCCCTGGAAGTCAAGGTGTGTAGCAACAGGTGGACTGGAGAGAGTCAGGTCGTCTCCACCGCGACGGTGACCCCCCACGACCCACACCAGCAAAGGGGGGTCAAAGTTCACAAGGACGGCAGGAAGTGTGTTTCTGCCCCGCAGCCTCAGCAGGTCGCCACACGTGTGTCaacggtgtgtgtctgttcagtgtgtgtgtgtgtgtgtgtttgtgtgtgtgtggtcacatgaCCTAGAGGTCTGACCAATCCTCTGTCTCCTAGTGGTCAGATGACCTTTGCTGCAGGGAGGTGGATCAGTCGCTAAGGGCGGCCCTTGGCAACAATCAGGAGGAATATCGCCATAGAAACCAGCCAGAGGGATGTTGCCAAGGGAATCAGCAACCCATCACCAACCATGTGGGGGAAGATCATCGGCATGGCAACTACCTACAGATGGATCCACCGGAAGGGCAAGGCCAGATGCATCTCCATGGTAACCAGGACACTTATTCTCATCATGGTCCTAGACATGGCCATGCCAACAGGCCTGATGCTCCCTCTGGTTGCCGGGATTGTAACGGTAGCCACGGTAACCCAGCACGCACTAAGCCAGCCGTCAGGACCAATGGAAGCCCTGCTCCACGGTCACATGACCAGGAAGCAGCGTCTCCCTGGCGACCGGAGCTCTGCTATACCCCAGCCAATCACATCCCTCTGAGTGATTATGTCagtgttgaggaggaggagctgttcCTCTACAGCCTGCCCTCCTCCCACtcagacagccaatcagaggctagCCCCAACGGAGACAGACAATTCCCTGCTTTCTTCTATGGCCCCGCCGAGTCTAAGAGAGCCCCATCGCCGTTGTATGAGGCCGACACCCCTTTCACCATCCTTAGTGCAATGGAAACCtctgagccaatcacagccgTCTTCCTGGGCTTCCAGACCACTCAGGATGAGAGGGGGTCTGGCCAGGAATATGAGGGGTCCCTGAAGGCGGAGCTCGTCGTTATCGATGATGCTAATAGTGCTTATGGTGCTAATGATGCTAATGGTGCTAATGATGCTAGTGGGGCTAATGGTGCTAAGGGTGCTAGTGGCGTGGTGGGGGAGAAGGTCGGTTACCCAGCTGGCATTGCAGCCAATCACGTGCTAGGACAGGAAGAGAAAGGACGGACTGCAGGGAGCAGCAAGGTccgcaaacaaaacaaagcctGTTGCACCATCTGCTAACCAGTTAACTACCATGTTAACTAAGCAGGCCTGTTGTACCGTCTTCTAACCAGTTAA is a window of Gadus macrocephalus chromosome 8, ASM3116895v1 DNA encoding:
- the palmda gene encoding palmdelphin; the protein is MEETDRLRERLQKLTDQRGVQDDLRVKKQELEQERLKLQYLKKTSLREQWLLEDLSSHNALQQQKVASDQQRTRTLQKTIYRIEKEVEFLEREESRISTNESLILKTQSSAERCPHDCFKEAQENFVPGLLALEVKVCSNRWTGESQVVSTATVTPHDPHQQRGVKVHKDGRKCVSAPQPQQVATRVSTWSDDLCCREVDQSLRAALGNNQEEYRHRNQPEGCCQGNQQPITNHVGEDHRHGNYLQMDPPEGQGQMHLHGNQDTYSHHGPRHGHANRPDAPSGCRDCNGSHGNPARTKPAVRTNGSPAPRSHDQEAASPWRPELCYTPANHIPLSDYVSVEEEELFLYSLPSSHSDSQSEASPNGDRQFPAFFYGPAESKRAPSPLYEADTPFTILSAMETSEPITAVFLGFQTTQDERGSGQEYEGSLKAELVVIDDANSAYGANDANGANDASGANGAKGASGVVGEKVGYPAGIAANHVLGQEEKGRTAGSSKVRKQNKACCTIC